The genomic stretch ATTAGGCATGTTTTCCTCGCTCTACCAGATTTTGTGCCACGCACTTGACTCATGGAGCGCAAAAGGAGAAAAGTGGAATCTCCAGACACAAACAATATAAAAACAACACAAAATTTATGAACCGAACAATTGAGTTAGTCAAAACCATATACGAAATCAAGCAACTTGAAGACGTTGATGAGCCACAGATCGCACTGGCAGGCCGTTCCAACGTTGGTAAGTCTTCTCTGGTCAACCGCCTTGCCGGCCGTAAAAAGCTAGCAAAAATCAGTTCCAAGCCAGGTAAAACAAGAAGTTTGAATTACTATCGCGTCAATCCTGATGGCTACTATATCGTTGACCTACCAGGATATGGTTATGCGAAGTGTTCAAAAACCGAACGCGAAAAGTGGGCCAAACTGATTGAAGCGTATATCCGCGACAATCGTCAGTTAAAGGCTGTCGCCGTCCTTCTGGACTCACGCCTTACTCCGCAAAAAATTGATATGGAATTAACCTCATATCTTGCGAAACTCGGCATTCCCATTATTCCGATACTGACCAAGTCGGATAAACCCAAGCAACGGGAAAGAGCCAAGCTTCAAAACCAGTGGAAAGACATTCTCCAGCAGGACAAGCTGCCATTATGCTTTTCCAGTAAAACTGGCATGGGAGAATCCAAGTTGTGGGATATCTTTACCGATTACGCGATTGATGACTAAGCTATCATAGCCTTTTTATGCTCGCCCAAACCAGCTTTTGACCGTAACACTGAAGCCGGGCATAGCTACCCACAAAAGGCGTAAAGACGCAGCCCCTCCCATCACGATATTTCCCATCCATGCAGCCAGAAATGGGGGTAATACCCCCTTTTCTCCTGCTGTGGCTCCCACAACATGAACACCATACTGAACAAATATCAGTATTAGTGAAAAGCCAATGTTTGCATACACATTTTCAGAGAGTGTTGCGAGCATGAGAGCAAGTAGTGCCATGACAGCCATGGAAAAGGCATAGGACCACTTGCCATGCCAAACCGTTTTCAGAATCTCTACATTGGAACCGGACTCTTCCAACTTCTTGATAGCTTGCGTCAACTCCAAGAGAGGCAATTGCGCCTTATCGCCTTTTAACTCGACTGCAGCATACGCTTTCAGGTTTTGTCGTACAGACAGGAACTGCGATGTTCGCTCTTGCGAAACAAACGTCCTGGTGTCCAGCTCGTGCACATCAAGCAAGCCCCAGCCATTATCATCAATAAGCGCTTTTTTTGCCGTCAGGATACGAATTAACTCTTGGTTATCCGTTGCAAACTCATACACCGTCACATTATCAGCCCTGCTTTTGGCAGGATGTGCTGCATCTGCATACACTATGAAAGGGCCATCTCGAAACCACAAACCCTTGATGGAAAGTTCGTCTATCTGCTTGTTTCGAACATCCTCTTTCCATATCCGATTGGCTTCAACTTCGCCGAATACACCAAGAAACTGAGAGAAAACGAGCTGTCCAAAGCTCCATATGATGGCATAAAGCAGGAAAAATCGAATAAACCAAGCAAAGGATACGCCGCCGGCACGTAAGGCAAGCATCTCCTTGCTTCGCGATAGCACTCCGAGCTGGATGACCATGGCTAAAAGAAAAATGGCAGGCATCAACTGGGAAACAATCAAAGGTATTTTCACAAAGAAGTAAAAAAGAATAGTCTCAGCACCCAAACCAGCACGGATAAAATCATCCAAGCGATCAAAAACATCTGAAAGCAGGTAGATGCACGTGCCTACTGACAAGCAAATCGCCATCAAATAGAGATTCTGTCGAATCAAATATCGACTTAAAACGCCGAACATTGTCATCCAACTCTCCCTTTGATTTTGTCTGCGATGTGAGTTCCCCACTCTACTATCGGCAACGTACGTTCTTCGTTCGCGTACTTCATCCCAAGAAGAGCTATGATCACATACATGATGTTGGGTGCCCACATACCGTAAATCGGAGGGATTGAGCCAGATTCGCCCATGCTGACACTAACGGAAAACATGGAATAGTAGACAAGAAAGAGTCCCATCGAAAGAACAAGCCCGTATTGTTGTTTCAACCCTCTAAAGACATAAGCAATTGGAATTGCGAACATCCCGAGAATAAGACACCCAAGGGGCAGGGTCAGCCGTTTGAAATACTCGGTATCAACCTTACGGTGAAATCTATCCGATGCCCCAGGCGGAGCTTTAGAAGGGTCATCACGGATTTCCACCAGTTGAGACAAAGGCATGTCTTTCGCCTTAACTTCAGAAAAACTGAAGTCTCCCAGCAGCTTGCCCAAGTCCAGGCGAACTGAATATGTACCGAATTTCAACACATTCAATTCGTCATTATTCTGTCTAAAAATTTTCCCTTTATGAAAAACAATATCCACTTCAGCAGACTCTGGACGAGAAATGATTTCTGCGTCGGGCGCCACTACAACAACAGACGCTCCATGCTTTGTTTGATCTCGTACAAATGCGAATTTCAGCTTGCCCTTCTCATTATCGACTTGATGAGCATAAAAAGTTAACCCGCTGAACTCTTTATTAAAAACACCTGGCTGTAGAGAAAACTTTGAGTGTTTTCTGGCGGATTCATAAAGTGTTACTTTAAACATATCCATACCCCAAGCCAATCCCCATATGGAGATTATGAAAGTGAAAACTGTACAAATTGTACAGAAAAGCACTGGAGCAGGAAGCATCCGATACAGCGACACACCACTCGCCTTCAACGCTGTCAACTCGTTATCCGTACTCATGCGCAGAAATGTCAGGAAAACACTCAGCATGGTCGAAATGGGCATTATCAACAGGAGGAAGAACGGTGTCAGATAAAAGAACAATTCAAGAATGTTCAAAAAGCCGATGTTCTGCGACAAAAACAATGTACGCAATTGCAGCATACGGCCAATGAGTATCAGGCCCAAAAGGCACGACACAGTCAGGCCGAACAACTTCAGCAGTTCGCCAAATATTTGTTTATGGAGAATTTTCACCGCAGATACTAGGTCTGGCTTTCCGTATAAAAACGTTTCAGGAATTCACAGTCCCGGGGACTCAGATTAAAACGGACTGCAGCCTCTTCAAGCAATACATTGATGGACTGATCTGCCTTTTGATCAAGCATCTCGGCAATCCAGGCAATGGCTTTTTTAGTCAGCTCGCTTTGAGGCATTATGGTCGTCACGTGTTACTCCCAGGTAGTCATTGTATGAAATAGGAAATACACCACCTTCCAAGGGGTTGCAAGACAGTGTTTCTTACTATAGCCATGTCATGATATTACTACCAACCAAAAGAGGTTCGCATGGAATCATGGTATGTGGCGGTTATTCTTGGGATCGTTGAGGGACTCACTGAGTTTCTTCCCATATCCAGCACAGGTCATCTCATTGTAACAGGCCATCTGCTAGGCTTCACAGGCCCCAAAGCAGAAACATTTGACGTCGTCATCCAGTTGGGTGCCATTCTGGCTGTCGTGGTTCTGTATTATGATCGATTTATGGGCCTGCTCAAGACCGATCCTACAAAAGCCTTTTCCGGGCCTCGTGGTATATGGTTGCTTGTACTAACGTCAATACCAGCGTCCGTTATTGGACTGTTGGCTCACTCATACATAAAAGCTCATCTCTTTTCGCCGACGACAGTCGCCATAGCTCTTGCGGTGGGAGCAATTATGATCTTCGTAGTTGAAGGTCGCGACAAGGAAGAAAAAACCACTAACCTGGATGAAATAACCCCGGCACTCGCCTTTGGCATTGGCTGCTTTCAATGTTTGGCACTCTGGCCCGGGTTCTCCCGCTCAGCAGTGACAATCATGGGCGGGATGATCCTTGGAGCAGGCAGAAAGGTTGCAGCGGAATACTCTTTTATAGCTGCGGTTCCCATTATGTTTGCGGCTACAGGGTATGACTTTCTCAAAAGTTATTCCTTGTTTGCAGCTGACGATCTGATCTTTCTTGGAATTGGCTTCTTTGTTTCATTCATCTCGGCATGGATAGCTATCAAAGGCTTCATTTACCTTTTAGGCAAGCTGACACTGCGTCCCTTCGCCGTTTACAGGCTGGCAATTGCTCCGTTGATCATCTTGTTTTTGTAGGATTTTTTATTTTTTTTCATTTTTCACTTGCCAAGCTCAAGGAGACGTTCTATACACACTTCCGCTTCGGCGAAAACATTTGTGGCGAGGTAGCTCAGTTGGTTAGAGCATGCGGCTCATATCCGCAGAGTCGGAGGTTCAAGTCCTCTCCTCGCTACCATGACTAAATCGAAAGTCCGTGAAATCACAGCAGATTTTACGGACTTTCTTTTTGGTTTTTTTGAGGGTCTCGGAAGGACTTTCGCGAACTGTACCAAATCGGTGTACCAAATGACTCCGATGTCGGGACAGTGAGGAGACCCAGATCATGTCCCGAAGCCACCTACCCGCCAACATCATGCGAAGAGGGTCAGTCTACTACTTCCGAAAACACATCACCAACAGCAATCACTCATCAGTTCCAAACAATCACTGCATGACAAGCTCCACAATCGCCATGAAGCCACCTTCCCGGCCCGAATGAGGGGATTGCCTGCCCAGCGCAAAAAAACCTTTCAAAATGGATTTCTGGACTAGACCTCAACAGTGCACAGTGTGCAAACTACCGACTGATTACCAACGATTTTCGCCTGCCTGCATTTTTCAAGGAAATGTGCTTGAACCGTGGCTTTGCGGGAGATCAAAAGTCTTGTGGTAAACGTTGCAGGCCCAGATGGTGGGACTATGGAACTTATGCCCGTTTTTCTCGGATTAGCTCATGAACACTGGGTTCCTCAGTGGCAATGTGAGACGGTTTTCGATGTGTGATATTAATCATCTCGCATGAGGTAAGACCCTGATGGACATCATGTTAACCAAGGTCATTTCTGATCTCAGATAGACATTCCGGGCGACACATGACGTAGTTCATCTAGGGTACACTCTAGATGGACTCACTTTTCGGCAGGAAGTTTCGGTTCGTGCTCGTTGATCCTCATTTTCGCCAGAGATTGCTTTGCCTTTGCGCTTCCACCTTGCGATGCCAGTTCAAGCCAATTGACAGCCCTAGTGTTGCTTCTTTCTACTCCAACCCCCTCAGAGAGCATTAAACCGACAAGATATTGGGCCTTTACAACACCGTCATTAGCAGCTTCGATTAGTATGTCGAATGCTTTTTCATAGTCCTTGTCTGCACAGATTCCATTAGTATAGAAATTGGCCAAGCTGAGCTTTCCAGAAATGTTCCCATCCTCTATTGAAGAATTGAGCCAATGAAATGACTTCTCGCAACTAAACGAATGATAGTTTCTGTCGGCATATAGCTTGCCTAACTCATACTTAGCAATCATGTGGCCACTACTAGCTGCTTTAGTTAGCCATTCAATAGCTTCACTTGTGTTCTGCACTCCATATGATCCCTCATAGTAGGCTTTCCCTAGCTGGTACTGCGCTTCAATATCATCGGATTCAGCCTTGTCATGAAGGGGGCGTAATTCTTCACTTATTTCACCGGTTGCCTCATAGTACAGCCCCACGACACTCTTCCATCGATCAATTACAGATTTATGTTCCAGGTCAGTGTTGTCCGGTTAAGCGACATAGCTCAGTAGCCTGTAATCGTTGTTGATGTTGTCATGGAAGGCGTCGGGTGGTTTGAAGATGTCCTCCATTTCTCGCCGATCGAAGAGGTTGACCTGGAGCAACTGGAACATCTCCTGGAGGCTGAAGGCAACGCTGGACTTGAACTTAAGCCAAGCCAGCATGAGATAGGCGATCATGGCCACGTAGATCTGGCTTAGAACGGCGTTCTCCGAGGTGCCGACAAAGGATTTGAGGCGAAGATTTTGCTTGATGAGCCGGAAGAATGTCTCGATCTGCCAGCGTTCCTTGTAGATGTCGGCGATGGTCTTGGCCGAGAGGTTTAAGTGATTGGTCAGGAATTCGTAGAACTTGCCGGTTTCTGGATCCCTGTAGCCAACCCGCCGAAGGTGCAGTTCCTTGTCTTGGCTGAAGACGACAATCACATGGTCGGAAGTGACGCCAGTGCTTTTCCGAACCGGGTTTCTTTTGAGAACTTTGTACACGGCGTTGGTCTTGAGCCTGGTGACGAAGAACAGCCCCGAGGCGCTGAGGGTCCGAAACCAGGAATAGTTGATGTATGCTTTGTCGAAGACGGCGATGGACCCCTTGGGGAGCCTGAGCATCTTGACCATCTTGGAGTCATGAAGTCGGGCATTGGTGACACGGACAAAGGCAGGCAGGTATCCGTCGTGATCGAGGACTGTATGGATTTTGAGGCCACCCCTTTTAGCCCGATAGGATGCCCATGGAAAGGCGGACAGGCAGAGCTTGATGACCGAGGAATCGAAGCTGTAGAGTTTGGCTTTGAAGCGGAACTTATGCCCAGGAGCCACGGACGAGCAACGCTGGTAGAGCTTGCCGAAAATCGCCTGAAAGAACTCCGCTGGCCGCTTGGAGTTGGCATCGGCAAAGGTCGAGCGTGCCACGCTGCGCAGCCCCAGATGATACATTTGCCTGATGTTGGCACCCAGGCTGCGGATGCCGTCACGCATGCTTTGGCGACCTGCAAGGTGGATGAAGAGCAGGCATGCGAACTGGTTCCACCGGGAAAAACTCCGGAACGCCCTGCCGGTACTGTACTTTTTGGCCAGGGCTTCGAATTCAGTCCGAGGGATCAGGGATAGCACTTGATGAAAGATTGTGTTAGCATGAGCCATGTCCGAAATCTCCTTTTTGTGCAGTGAGTTAGACATCCTCTGCATATCACAAAAAGAGGAGAATTCGGACATTTTTCTTTTTGAAGGGCTGTCAAACATGTCCATCAAATAACCTTCGCCTAGGAAGTGAATGCTCATGCCGAAATCCTGGGATACCAACGGTTCTTAACCGGACAGCAATGGTTCCAGGTATGAAAATAAATACCCCGCGAGAACAAGTATAACAATAATCCCCTTAGTGACTTTACCGATGCTCATTCCGGCCATCTCTAGTTATCTGGTAATGCAAGCTTGGTTCTTTAGCACCAGCTTACTAAGCTGCACTTTTTCTGATAGAATTGTCCAGTCCAGTTATCTCCCGCCTATGGGATGCCATGCCCCAATAGCCTTGACCACTGCTCCAAGTTAGGGCTACAAATGCAAATAGATTGGCGACGAGATCGAATGCGCCAACCTGTTAAAATCGTTCTCTAAAAATCAATGCGAGATGACTTCCGAAATCCCGGAGAGACGCTCTCCTCTCCTCGCTACCAAGTAAAATCACAACCTGTTTGAAACCTATTCAAACAGGTTGTTTTTTTATTTGAATCTGGGGCAGCAACAAATAAACTGAAATATTAGTGAAAAAGGTTGCCAAACGTCAGGCCGGACATATATTAGAGACATCCAATTGTTCTTTGAAAGGGGGCGCACTGGTTTCGACGGGGATTGTTGAAGCCAAGGCTGCAAGTCGAGGTTGGTCGATGGCCTCGTAAAAATCGACCAAAAGATAATTGCAAACGACAATTACGATTACGCAATGGCTGCTTAATTGCAGAATTGCACCTGACAGCTTAGCATGTCACGATTCCCCTGCTGACGCCTTATAGGTGGAAGGAATCGTCAAATCATAGGGCTAGTGTATTGGGTTTGCCCTTCGCTCAATACATGAAACTAAAGAAGCGCTAGCCCAATGGCCGTCTGGCCCGGAGCAATCCATTGGGTTAAATTTAATTCCGGACCTACGCTTGTAGACGCTTTGAGCTGATCATTCTCGGACGCGGGTTCGATTCCCGCCGCCTCCACCATTTAGAAAAGACAAACCCGTCTCTCTGGGGTCATTCTCCGGGGTGACGGGTTTTCTTTTTCCCCTTGTTTCTAAAGGGTTTGCGCCCGTTTCACATCTTTCCAAAGCACCTCTCCACACCATCGATTCTCCCCATCCTCCAGCCTTTCTTTCTCTGTTTGGCCCCTGATTCTCTGTTTTCTCCGGACGAAGTCCGAAGCGCGTCCGGAAAGCTACATCCTTGATTGATATGGGTTTGTGGCTGACTGCCATTTTGGGCGGTTGTCTTAGGTCATCGTTCGATGCCGCAACCGGACGTTTTTTTCGAAATCGCCCGCCTCGGCCATGAAAAGAAGCGCGGTCAACTCCGGTTTCCTGCCCCCTAAAGTAAAAAAGCCGACGCTGATGGTCGGCTCTCTGGGGTGGTCTCCGGTCCGGTCGTCAGTCGGTGGCGAAGCCGAACTGGCGGCGCTGCTCGGTCCAGTCCTCGGGAAAGGTCTGGGTCAGCTTCGCCAGCGAGAGCCCGTTGGGTTCCTCGCCGTTGATCAGGGCTTCGATGATGTCGGGGGCCAGGGTCGTCAGCTTGAGAATGCGGGCCACATACGAGCCATCGACGTCAAGGGTACGGGCAAGCTCGCTGATGGACTTGATCTGGCCGGATTCGAGGATGTCGGCCCAGGAAAAGGCCCTTCCCAGCGCCTGGAGGATGGCGGACTGCACCGGTTCCTGCGCTCCGGTGATTTCTCCATCCAGGGCCTGGGGAGCGATGACCGTCTTGCGGCCACGCATGCGCCGGATCAGCATCGGGATGTGAATCTGCAGGTTGCCGTTGTCGGCTACGGTAATGGTCGGCTTCATTTTCATCGGCTTGCCCTCCGTTCGGTGACTTCGCATGCCAGACCAGCCAGCTCGGCGATGAGCGTTGTCAGCCCGTTGGTTCGCAGCTCCATGTCGATTCCGGTCTCGCGGATCTCGACCTTATCCACCAGGAGTCGGATGAGCCGGTTTCGCTCCACCGGGAAAAGGTCTTCCCAGAAGCCCTCGACATTCTGGAAGGCCTCCGAAACGTCCTGTTCCGTGATGCTGTTCCCCTGGTAGGCTTTGCAGCGCTCGCTCACATGGGTCAGTTGTTTCGAGAGCTCGACCGCCTGGCGATTGACCGTCGTTAGCATCTCGGTCTTGCCCGTCTGATCGTTGCCAGGTTTCATCAATTCGAGTGCCTGCTCCCGCGCCTGCGACAACTCCATCTCGAGCTGGGCTTTCTGCTTGAACAACCGCTCCCGCTCTGCCTGCTCGATGTCCCGGGCTGCGAAGTAAGTCTTGGCCACCAGCGTCGGTGTGCGGAACACCGCGCTCAACTGCTCGATCACCGCCTGCTCGATGTCCCCGGCGGGAATCCGCTTGAGCGGGCATCGGCTCACGGTCCGCTTGCTGTCTTTCTGGCAGATGTAATAGGTGTAGTGGCGGCCGTTCTTGCGGGCGTAGGTCGGTCCCATCGCGCATCCGCAGTGGCCGCAGCGGATGACGCCTTTCAGCGGGGCGACCATTTTGGTCCTGGCCATGGAAACCTTGACCGGTTTGTTGTCCTCCAGGATGGCCTGAACCTTGTCCCAGGTCGCCCGGTCGATGATCCCTTCGTGCTCACCGGGGTAGCTGCGGTCCTTGTGGGCGATCTCGCCGATATAGATCCGGTTGTTCAGCAGCCGGTAGATGTGGGCGGTGTTCCATTCGGAGCCCTCGCGCACTTTGCCTTTCTTGGTGGTCCAGGCCTTGGTGCGGTAACCCTGTTCGTTCAATTCCTGGCCCAGCTTCTTGGCCGAGCCGATCTGGATGAACCGGCGGAAGATGTACTGCACTGTCCTGGCTTCATCGGGGTTGACCAGCAGCTTCTTGTTGTCCCTGTCGACGTCGTATCCGAGGATGGGTACGCCGCCGCAGTATTTCCCCCGGCGCTTGGCTGCCGCCACCTTGTCCCGGATACGCTCGGCGATGACCTCCCGCTCGTACTGGGCGAAGGTGATCAGGATGCCGAGAAACATCCGGCCGGTGGGATCGGTGGTGCTGAAGTGCTGGGTGACCGAGACGAAGCTGACACCCTTCTCGTTGAAGAGGTCGATCATCTTCATGAAATCCAGCAGCGAGCGGGACAGCCGGTCGACCTTGTAGACGACGATCACATCGATCTTCCCGGCGTCGATGTCCGCCAGCAGTCGGCGCAGCCCCGGGCGCTCCATGTTCCCACCCGAGAATCCACCATCGTCGTAGCGATCCGGCAGAGCCGTCCAGCCACGCATCCTCTGGGCTTCGATATAGTGTTCCGCAGATTCCCGTTGCGCATCCAACGAGTTGAACTCCTGCTCGAGACCTTCTTCGTGGCTCTTGCGGGTGTAGATGGCGCAGCGCAGGGTCTTGTTTTTGCCCGGCGCGACATTGCTGTTATCAAGCATCCGAACCTCCCTCGGCTTTTCTGCCGTAAACCTTCTTCAGTCCGAAAAAGACCTTGCCGTTCCACCTGGTCCCGGTGATCTCCCTGGCCACCGCGCTGAGCGACCGGAAGGTGCGGCCTTCAAACTCGTAGCCATCGGCAAGGACGATCACCTCATAACGCCGGTCGTTCCAGACCCGCACCAGCCTGGTCCCGGGCAGGATCGCCTCGTTCGATTTCCGCTCTTCTGGGATGCGTCGATTGACAGTGGCTACCGGGTCCTCCTTGGCGGCCTGCTGGAGATGGACCTTGGCCTGCTCGGACAGCCCGCCGTAGAAAAGCTCCTGGATGCGATAGGCCAGCCGCTTGATGAGGAATTGCTTCTTGTACTGGGGCGGCTCTTCGCCGTAGAGGTCGAGCCATTTTTCCCGGAGCTGCTCCAGGGACATGGATTGCAGCAGGGCCATCTGCCGAAGGACCGAGTTTCGGGTTCGGTCCTGATTCTTGCCGCCCGTGACGGCGTTCTGTAACTCATTCATTTTCAACTCCTTATTTTAGTTTCCGGACGAGTTGTCATGAATGAATGCTCTGTTCCGGCAATGAATCAAGTCCTTCTCCGAGCACAGGGGAAGAATCTTCGAAAATCTCTAACTCACTGCCTACACATGCTTTTTTGGCCTTTCGGCGCAGGATCGCAGTGGCCAGAATGGAGGCGGCTGACTGGAGTCTCGCCTCACCCGACAGGCGGCCGGGATTGCCGTTTTCGCCGAGACCTTCCGTCCCCGGCACATCATTCATTTCCTGTACATCCAACATCGAACACCTCCGGTGGGACCGGGGGACTGGATGGTGTGGATGCCAGAAAACGGTGGCGGTCGGGATGCGCGTTCGATGGCACCCACAACCGCCTCAGCTCCGCCTCTGGTCGGTTATCTGGTTGTGCCCGGCTTTAACCGGACTTGCGTTCGTTACCTACCGGAAGGACGAGCAAGATGTCGGAATCAGATGAAAAGTCCTGTTTTTGATTGACCTGATATTCATCAGGTCGTATATTTCTTGGTCATAAATTGGGCTTAATCCGCTCAGTGGCCATGACACGGAGCAATCGCCATGGGAAAGAAAAAGCTATCGGAAATAACCGACCCGCAGGCCAGGACGCTGAGGGTCATTTGCCAAATCATCGATGAAAAGGGGTTGCCGCCAACGGTGAAAGAATTGTCGGAAGTCCTCGGTATCAGCCACGCGAGCGCCCACGAGCAGATCGCTCAACTGGTTCGGAAAGGCTATCTGAAGAAAGAAGCTCGTAAGGCCCGGAGCATCGTCGTCATCAGGAGGCCCGAATAACGATGCCGGGTCGCGACAAATAAGGAGATCGACATGGGGCACGTCAGACTTGGGAGCCTTCCAAGATCGAGGGCATGGAAAGAGGTGGTCGGCCTGATCACGGCCGGTGCCGACGTGTCCCAGATCGCAAACGCCACAATACGGGCTGCTGACAAGGCCTTCTCATTTGTGCTCAGCGATGAGGGGTTTACTGAGGCGGTATGGCTGATGACCCAGCTTGCCATTGCTGCCAAGAAGGACAACTTCAACGATCACCTGCAGTCGGTTGGCATCAATCTGCCACAGGACACCTCATTGCCCGACGTTGCCGCCGCTGTTGCAGAGGCAATGGATCGGAAGCTCGAGTCCAACGGTAGCCGCTCTGACTTGGGTGAGATGTCGCAGCGGGCCTTGGTTGGAGCATTGGTCGAACACATCTCTCCCAAGTTGCCCTCCTTGTTTACGCCAGACGCCAGCGACGTTCAGGCCGCATTGGCGTCGCTCGGGAAAAAACGGGAGTTCGGCGAGTTGTCCCGCACGTTCTTCGCCAAGCTGACCAACGAGAGCATGAACTATTTCCTGTCAAAAACGCTGGCGACCCATCTGGGCGAAGGCCAGCGCTTTGCCACCATGAATGAAATGGGACAATTCGAGAAAGCCCTGACCACGCACTGCAAAGAAGCATCCCTGATCGTCGAACAGTTTTCGGCGGATTGGTTTTCCAAGCACAAATACGAAGAAGGCGGTGATATCTCCCGGGAGTCGTCCAACGGCTTCGCCTCCTATGCGCTGAAGAAAATGAAGGACGAATTGAAAGAAGGAGCGCGAGCCGATGCAAGATAAGCGTTACATCATCTGCGGAAACGCACCGACCAGCGGAATCGAGGAAAACCCGGATCGGGATTTGCGCCTGCGGTTGTGGGGCAAGGATGGGCCGGACAAGATCACCCTGCGCATCGAAGACATCCACAAAAAGATGAGCAAGGACGTGCCGGATTCCTTCCAGGATCTGCTCGAAATTGCCACCTACGTGTACAGCGCCGACCAGGCTAT from Pseudodesulfovibrio profundus encodes the following:
- the yihA gene encoding ribosome biogenesis GTP-binding protein YihA/YsxC, which encodes MNRTIELVKTIYEIKQLEDVDEPQIALAGRSNVGKSSLVNRLAGRKKLAKISSKPGKTRSLNYYRVNPDGYYIVDLPGYGYAKCSKTEREKWAKLIEAYIRDNRQLKAVAVLLDSRLTPQKIDMELTSYLAKLGIPIIPILTKSDKPKQRERAKLQNQWKDILQQDKLPLCFSSKTGMGESKLWDIFTDYAIDD
- a CDS encoding LptF/LptG family permease; translated protein: MTMFGVLSRYLIRQNLYLMAICLSVGTCIYLLSDVFDRLDDFIRAGLGAETILFYFFVKIPLIVSQLMPAIFLLAMVIQLGVLSRSKEMLALRAGGVSFAWFIRFFLLYAIIWSFGQLVFSQFLGVFGEVEANRIWKEDVRNKQIDELSIKGLWFRDGPFIVYADAAHPAKSRADNVTVYEFATDNQELIRILTAKKALIDDNGWGLLDVHELDTRTFVSQERTSQFLSVRQNLKAYAAVELKGDKAQLPLLELTQAIKKLEESGSNVEILKTVWHGKWSYAFSMAVMALLALMLATLSENVYANIGFSLILIFVQYGVHVVGATAGEKGVLPPFLAAWMGNIVMGGAASLRLLWVAMPGFSVTVKSWFGRA
- the lptF gene encoding LPS export ABC transporter permease LptF; amino-acid sequence: MKILHKQIFGELLKLFGLTVSCLLGLILIGRMLQLRTLFLSQNIGFLNILELFFYLTPFFLLLIMPISTMLSVFLTFLRMSTDNELTALKASGVSLYRMLPAPVLFCTICTVFTFIISIWGLAWGMDMFKVTLYESARKHSKFSLQPGVFNKEFSGLTFYAHQVDNEKGKLKFAFVRDQTKHGASVVVVAPDAEIISRPESAEVDIVFHKGKIFRQNNDELNVLKFGTYSVRLDLGKLLGDFSFSEVKAKDMPLSQLVEIRDDPSKAPPGASDRFHRKVDTEYFKRLTLPLGCLILGMFAIPIAYVFRGLKQQYGLVLSMGLFLVYYSMFSVSVSMGESGSIPPIYGMWAPNIMYVIIALLGMKYANEERTLPIVEWGTHIADKIKGRVG
- a CDS encoding undecaprenyl-diphosphate phosphatase: MESWYVAVILGIVEGLTEFLPISSTGHLIVTGHLLGFTGPKAETFDVVIQLGAILAVVVLYYDRFMGLLKTDPTKAFSGPRGIWLLVLTSIPASVIGLLAHSYIKAHLFSPTTVAIALAVGAIMIFVVEGRDKEEKTTNLDEITPALAFGIGCFQCLALWPGFSRSAVTIMGGMILGAGRKVAAEYSFIAAVPIMFAATGYDFLKSYSLFAADDLIFLGIGFFVSFISAWIAIKGFIYLLGKLTLRPFAVYRLAIAPLIILFL
- a CDS encoding tetratricopeptide repeat protein; its protein translation is MGLYYEATGEISEELRPLHDKAESDDIEAQYQLGKAYYEGSYGVQNTSEAIEWLTKAASSGHMIAKYELGKLYADRNYHSFSCEKSFHWLNSSIEDGNISGKLSLANFYTNGICADKDYEKAFDILIEAANDGVVKAQYLVGLMLSEGVGVERSNTRAVNWLELASQGGSAKAKQSLAKMRINEHEPKLPAEK
- a CDS encoding IS4 family transposase, producing the protein MAHANTIFHQVLSLIPRTEFEALAKKYSTGRAFRSFSRWNQFACLLFIHLAGRQSMRDGIRSLGANIRQMYHLGLRSVARSTFADANSKRPAEFFQAIFGKLYQRCSSVAPGHKFRFKAKLYSFDSSVIKLCLSAFPWASYRAKRGGLKIHTVLDHDGYLPAFVRVTNARLHDSKMVKMLRLPKGSIAVFDKAYINYSWFRTLSASGLFFVTRLKTNAVYKVLKRNPVRKSTGVTSDHVIVVFSQDKELHLRRVGYRDPETGKFYEFLTNHLNLSAKTIADIYKERWQIETFFRLIKQNLRLKSFVGTSENAVLSQIYVAMIAYLMLAWLKFKSSVAFSLQEMFQLLQVNLFDRREMEDIFKPPDAFHDNINNDYRLLSYVA
- a CDS encoding recombinase family protein produces the protein MLDNSNVAPGKNKTLRCAIYTRKSHEEGLEQEFNSLDAQRESAEHYIEAQRMRGWTALPDRYDDGGFSGGNMERPGLRRLLADIDAGKIDVIVVYKVDRLSRSLLDFMKMIDLFNEKGVSFVSVTQHFSTTDPTGRMFLGILITFAQYEREVIAERIRDKVAAAKRRGKYCGGVPILGYDVDRDNKKLLVNPDEARTVQYIFRRFIQIGSAKKLGQELNEQGYRTKAWTTKKGKVREGSEWNTAHIYRLLNNRIYIGEIAHKDRSYPGEHEGIIDRATWDKVQAILEDNKPVKVSMARTKMVAPLKGVIRCGHCGCAMGPTYARKNGRHYTYYICQKDSKRTVSRCPLKRIPAGDIEQAVIEQLSAVFRTPTLVAKTYFAARDIEQAERERLFKQKAQLEMELSQAREQALELMKPGNDQTGKTEMLTTVNRQAVELSKQLTHVSERCKAYQGNSITEQDVSEAFQNVEGFWEDLFPVERNRLIRLLVDKVEIRETGIDMELRTNGLTTLIAELAGLACEVTERRASR
- a CDS encoding DUF2924 domain-containing protein, which translates into the protein MNELQNAVTGGKNQDRTRNSVLRQMALLQSMSLEQLREKWLDLYGEEPPQYKKQFLIKRLAYRIQELFYGGLSEQAKVHLQQAAKEDPVATVNRRIPEERKSNEAILPGTRLVRVWNDRRYEVIVLADGYEFEGRTFRSLSAVAREITGTRWNGKVFFGLKKVYGRKAEGGSDA
- a CDS encoding LexA family protein, producing MGKKKLSEITDPQARTLRVICQIIDEKGLPPTVKELSEVLGISHASAHEQIAQLVRKGYLKKEARKARSIVVIRRPE